In the genome of Streptomyces fagopyri, the window GCGGCCTTGGGCGCCGCCTGCTGCTGGTTGGGGTGGGTCTCCCGCAGGACGCTGTAGCGCATCGACCGGGTGTCCCGGACGCAGCTGTGCATCGGCCTGACGGTCTCGACGTGTTCCTCGCTGTTCACCCAGGCGAGGAAGGGCGGGGCGCTCTCCCACTCACTGGTGATGAGCCACTGCGAGGGGTTCTCGATCGACTGGCAGAGCTGGTCGCTGATGTGACCGGGGACGGACGCGACCTGGTTGCACATGTGTTCGTAGGCGTCGAGGAACTCCTGCTGGGCTCCTTCGTACAGATCGAGCAGCAGGATCACCCGCAGCCTGGAACCGTCGAACGCCGATTGCGAGATACGTCCCGAGCTGGTCATCCGGCACACCTCTCCTCATTCTTCACGGAAGGTCGGGAACGACCGCCGTGACCGAAAGGCCGGGGTCGCCATGAGCCGATCGTTGACGGGACGTCCGATACGCGCGAGCCCCACGGGGCGGACGAGTGAACTGCGTGTCATCCGGGTGCCCCGGGCGCGCGATCAGGTCCTCAAAGGGCATGGAACCTGCATCCCATTCCTGACTCACCTCGCGGGTGACGCTGGAGGCAATCAATGAACCCATGGAAAGAGGCCGGCGAGGTCGGTCACCGGACGCCGGTCCTCGTCGTCGGCGGCTCACTGGTGGGCCTGTCCACCTCGCTGTTCCTCGGGCGCCTCGGTGTTCCGCACCTGCTCGTCGAGCGTCACTCGGGTACGTCGATCCATCCGCGCGGGCGCGGCAACAACGTTCGTACGATGGAGCTGTTCAGGGTGGCCGGGGTGCAGCGGCGCATCGAGCGGGCCGCGTCCGTCCTGGCGGAGAACCACGGCATCCTGCAGGCACCGACCCTGGTGGGCGAAGCGGGCGAATGGCTGCTCAAGGACATCGACCCCGGCGGCGGGCTGGCGCGTTTCAGCCCGGGCAAGTGGTGTCTGTGCAGCCAGAACGACCTGGAGCCGGTGCTGCTGGAGTGCGCCCGGGAGCTGGGCGGAGATCTGCGGTACTCCACGGAACTGCTGTCGTTCGAGCAGGACGCCGAGGGGGTGACCGCGCGGCTCAAGAGCCGTGCGACGGGCGAGCACAGCACGGTCAGGGCCGACTATCTCGTGGCCGCGGACGGCCCGCGCAGCCCCGTCCGCGAGCAGCTCGGCATCGGGCAGAGCGGCCCGGGCGACCTGTTCCACAACGTGAGCGTCACCTTCACCTCCCGGCGCCTCGCGGACGCCGTCGGCGACCGGCGCTTCATCGTCTGCTACCTGAACGGCCCGGAGGCCGACGGGGCGCTGCTGCCGGTCGACAACAAGGAGCACTGGGTGTTCCACGCTCCCTGGCATCCCGAACGCGGGGAGACGCTGGAGGAGTTCACCGACGAGCGGTGCGCGGAGCACATCCGGCGGGCCACCGGCGTACGGGGTCTCGACGTGGAGATCACCGGCCGGGCCGCCTGGCACGCGGCCGAACGGGTCGCCGAGCGGTACCTGGACGGACGGGTGCTCCTCGCGGGTGACTCGGCCCACGAGATGTCCCCCACCGGGGCGTTCGGCTCCAACACCGGTATCCAGGACGCGCACAACCTCGCCTGGAAGCTGGCCGCGGTTCTGGGCGGCTGGGCGGGCCGCGGGCTGCTGGAGTCCTACGACGCGGAGCGCCGTCCGGTCGCGGAGGCGACGAGCGCGCGCGCCTCGTCACGTTCGGTCGAGCACAGCCACCCCGGATACACGCCCGCCCCTGGGGCCGGCGGTCCCGGGGGTCCCGGCGGTCCCGGGGATCCCGGGGATCCCGGCCGTCCGAGCGGTTCCGGCCGCCCGAACGGTCCCGGCCGTCCGAATGGTTCAGGCGGCCCGAACGGTTCGGGCGGTCAAGGCGGTCCCGGCCGCGGCATCCTCAACGTGGCGCTGAGCTACCGCTATCCGCGCGGCGCGGTCCTGGGCGCCGATCCGACGCTGCCGATCGTGCCGGACGGGATGCGGCTGAAGGGCGAGCCGGGCAGCCGGTCACCGCACATGTGGCTGGAGCGTTCCGGCGACCGGATCTCCACCCTCGACCTGTACGAGCGGTCCCTGGTGCTCCTGAGCTCGGCGGACGGCGGCGCCGGCTGGCACGCGGCGGCGAAGGACGTCGCGGCGCGGCTGTCGGTGCCCCTCGACTCGTACCGGATCGGCGGCGGACCCGGCGCGGAGCTGTCCCCCGCGGACGGCACGGACTGGGCCCAGGTGCACGGCGTCACCGCGGACGGTGCGGTGCTGGTCCGCCCCGACGGGTTCGTCGCCTGGCGGTCCGAGGGCCCGGTGGCCGATCCCGGCGCGACGCTGCGGGAGGTGCTCGCGACGCTGCTGGACCGGCGCTGACGACGGCGGGGATCCGCGATACCCGCGAGGGCCCGCGACACTCGCGAGGGCCCGGGACCCTCGGGAGGGCGGGGCGGAGGGGATTGCGGGCCGCCCCGCCTCCCGTGTGTCCGGGGGTTCGGCCGGGTGGGTCAGGGACCCGTTCCGCCGAGGTCGAGCCGTCGGATGTGCGCCACGTTCTCCCGGTCGTCGGCGTCCTCGCCGGCCGAGGCGGCGAACCAGGCGTCGAGGATCTCCTTGAGCAACGGTCCGGATGTCAGGCGCAGGCTCAGCGCCAGTACGTTCGCGTCGTTCCAACGGCGTGCGCCGTCCGCCGTGTACGCGTCCGTGCACAGGGCTGCCCGGACGCCCGCCACCTTGTTCGCGGCGATCGACGCGCCCGTGCCGGTCCAGCAGCACACGACCGCCTGGTCCGCGGTCCCCTCGGCCACCTCGCGGGCGGCCGCCTCCGAGCACACCGCCCATCGCGGGTCCCGGCCGGGGTGCAGTGCCCCGTGCGTCGTGACCTCGTGGCCTCGGCCGCGCAGCTCCGCGACCAGGGAACGGGCAACGGGTTCGTCCATGTCCGAGGAGACCGAGATCCGCATGCCCGGCAGCCTACCGAGCGGTGCGACGCGCGACACGCCGCTTCGTCCGACTCCCGGGGAGGGCCCGCGTACACGAAGAAGGGCCCTCACGGACCATCGTCCGTGAAGACCCTTCGCACCGTCGGGACGACAGGATTTGAACCTGCGACCCCTTGACCCCCAGTCAAGTGCGCTACCAAGCTGCGCCACGTCCCGATGCTGTTCACCCGCGGTGATCCCGCGTGATCGTGCAGGTAAACCCTACCGCACGTGCGGGGGCGGCCCCGCACACGCGACGGTCGGCGGGGCGGTACGTCCGGGCCGGCCGCGGCGCGCGGCGGCCGGCGATTCGTCGCCCGGGCGCACGGACCACCACCCACGGACCGCCGCCCCGGGTCCCACGCACCACCGCCCCCGTGCCCCGCAGGCCACGCACCACCCGCCCCCGTGCCCCGCAGGCCACGGACCACCGGCCACGCGCCACCGGTCACGGGCCACCGAGACGGCGGGCCACCGAGACAGCGGTTGTCACACCGGGCTGCCGGCGAGCCTCCACTCCCGGTGCAGCGTGCCCAGCGGAATACCCCGCTGGAGGACCGGGGTGCCGAAGACGGACAGCTGGATCCGCAGGGTCCCGCTCAGATCGAGCCCGCCGTAGACACTCCAGGTACCCGTCGTCCCGACGTCGGCCTTCGTGCCGGAGTGGGACGGGGAGGTGACGTCGACGGTGCCCGCGGCCTCGCCGCGCAGATAGGGAGCCAGGTCGGCGGTGACGCCCACGGCTCCGTACAGACCGACCGTGGCCTGTGCGCCGAGGGCGGCCTTCACCCCTCCGTCGGTCGTGACCCGGGCGCGCACCGGGGTGCTCGCCATGTGCGACTCGTCGACCGGGGTCCAGCCCGTGGCCGCGTCGTAGGTACCGCCCGCGTCGAAGTCGCCCTTGAGGTCCTGCTCGATGTCGACGGTGACCCTGCCGTCGCCGCTGATCTGGAAGTAGCAGGTCAGGTCGAGGTTCACGACGACGGGGACCGGGCCCACCTGGAGGACGGGGTCGGCGTGCAGCTTCGCGAACGGCAGCCGGACGGGCTGGGCGGAGGCGGCGGCGCGTCCCTTGAGCGCCCACCGCGAGGTCCAGTCGCCGAGGACACCGAGGTGGGCGGTTCCGGGGCCCGCCGCGGTGGACCTGCCGCCGTAGGAGAAGTCGACCTCGGGCTTGACCTGGACGAAGCCGGACAGGGTCGCCGCCGCGGAGGCCGGCGCGCCCTCGGCCGTGGCGACCTGCGTGGCGACGTCGACCCGCAGGCTGCCGAGGGGGACCTTCGCGCCCTCGGGGCCCGCGTGCACGTCTCCGGTCCGCGCCCAGGAGACCTTGACGCCGGGCAGCAGCCGCTCGACGTCGAAGGAGGCGGGATCGACGGGGACGGTGCCCTTCGCCTCACCGTCGCCGAGCAGCGCGTCCAGCGTCGTCGGCGCGGTCCGGACCTCGGTGCCGTCGGG includes:
- a CDS encoding FAD-dependent oxidoreductase: MNPWKEAGEVGHRTPVLVVGGSLVGLSTSLFLGRLGVPHLLVERHSGTSIHPRGRGNNVRTMELFRVAGVQRRIERAASVLAENHGILQAPTLVGEAGEWLLKDIDPGGGLARFSPGKWCLCSQNDLEPVLLECARELGGDLRYSTELLSFEQDAEGVTARLKSRATGEHSTVRADYLVAADGPRSPVREQLGIGQSGPGDLFHNVSVTFTSRRLADAVGDRRFIVCYLNGPEADGALLPVDNKEHWVFHAPWHPERGETLEEFTDERCAEHIRRATGVRGLDVEITGRAAWHAAERVAERYLDGRVLLAGDSAHEMSPTGAFGSNTGIQDAHNLAWKLAAVLGGWAGRGLLESYDAERRPVAEATSARASSRSVEHSHPGYTPAPGAGGPGGPGGPGDPGDPGRPSGSGRPNGPGRPNGSGGPNGSGGQGGPGRGILNVALSYRYPRGAVLGADPTLPIVPDGMRLKGEPGSRSPHMWLERSGDRISTLDLYERSLVLLSSADGGAGWHAAAKDVAARLSVPLDSYRIGGGPGAELSPADGTDWAQVHGVTADGAVLVRPDGFVAWRSEGPVADPGATLREVLATLLDRR
- a CDS encoding RpiB/LacA/LacB family sugar-phosphate isomerase: MRISVSSDMDEPVARSLVAELRGRGHEVTTHGALHPGRDPRWAVCSEAAAREVAEGTADQAVVCCWTGTGASIAANKVAGVRAALCTDAYTADGARRWNDANVLALSLRLTSGPLLKEILDAWFAASAGEDADDRENVAHIRRLDLGGTGP